The Hymenobacter sp. DG01 genome has a segment encoding these proteins:
- a CDS encoding transposase, whose amino-acid sequence MDKTDKRRKYDEAFKAEALRVARESRSAQAAARALNIRPKLICEWQKAAQPPLPADPAEAAEVRQLRAANRRLEQELEILKKAIAIFSTPPAR is encoded by the coding sequence ATGGACAAGACTGATAAGCGCCGCAAATACGACGAGGCCTTCAAAGCCGAAGCCCTGCGCGTGGCCCGTGAGAGCCGCTCGGCGCAGGCGGCGGCCCGCGCCCTCAACATTCGCCCGAAGCTGATTTGTGAGTGGCAAAAAGCCGCCCAACCGCCGCTGCCCGCCGACCCGGCCGAGGCCGCCGAGGTGCGCCAGCTGCGGGCCGCCAACCGGCGGCTGGAGCAGGAGCTGGAAATTTTAAAAAAAGCCATCGCCATCTTCTCCACCCCACCTGCCCGATGA